A window from Prochlorococcus marinus CUG1435 encodes these proteins:
- a CDS encoding phosphoesterase yields the protein MIERWALVSGLKGDLDTYELIQKDLKKTPGNITLFVLGDMIGPEKNCNRLLHRLINPKSNDLQPWCIYGWWEEQILLESGYRGDQRAEALRINKGEEVVKSLTNAVDKSFLDWIAALQFGFVELDCGLIHGSSKDVGENLTLETPPLTLLDRLTRLQVNRLFTARSKQQFHLELTEGIVNSEVEDLNGNRKKEQKVPQKAVIGIGAGKNYTLYDIGTDNTQFVQAGYKSEKRIKGFGRL from the coding sequence ATGATAGAACGCTGGGCACTCGTAAGTGGTCTTAAAGGGGATCTAGATACTTATGAACTTATTCAAAAAGACTTAAAAAAAACTCCAGGTAATATAACTCTTTTTGTTCTGGGGGATATGATAGGTCCTGAAAAAAACTGTAATAGGCTTCTCCATAGGTTAATTAATCCAAAAAGTAATGATTTACAACCATGGTGCATATATGGTTGGTGGGAAGAACAAATCCTCTTGGAAAGTGGCTACCGTGGTGATCAAAGAGCTGAAGCTTTGAGAATAAATAAGGGTGAAGAAGTAGTTAAGTCTCTTACGAATGCTGTAGACAAATCATTCCTTGATTGGATAGCAGCACTTCAATTTGGATTTGTTGAACTTGATTGTGGTTTAATTCACGGCAGCTCAAAAGATGTGGGCGAGAATTTAACATTAGAAACGCCGCCACTTACACTCCTTGATAGACTTACACGTCTTCAGGTAAACAGATTATTTACTGCAAGAAGCAAACAACAGTTTCATTTGGAATTGACAGAGGGAATTGTTAATTCTGAAGTAGAAGATTTAAATGGAAATCGTAAGAAAGAGCAGAAAGTTCCGCAAAAAGCTGTTATTGGTATTGGGGCAGGAAAAAATTATACTCTTTATGATATAGGGACTGATAATACTCAATTCGTACAAGCAGGATATAAATCAGAAAAAAGAATTAAGGGATTTGGAAGGCTTTAG
- a CDS encoding metallophosphoesterase family protein codes for MNQAVISCLHANLPAVEAVLKDIELQGITNITCLGDLVGYGPQPNEVIELIRDKKIPTCQGCWDEDVVDGLDACDCSYPSQLAEKRGHFAHQWTTDKLTKENKDYLANLPYSIRKDKCLFVHGSPNSQHEYLLPDMDAFAALERVENARAEILFCGHTHQPYIRELADGSIAVKIKNAAPKDIQEKEIQLPMRRIVNAGSVGEPRHGGTKATYVVHNEVTNEVKIREVEYDIELTCKAIIDAGLPPIFAWRLKNGFEFAEQAEDASHVCER; via the coding sequence ATGAATCAAGCTGTCATCTCATGTTTACATGCAAATCTACCTGCAGTAGAGGCTGTCTTAAAAGATATTGAACTCCAAGGAATTACAAATATTACCTGTCTTGGAGATCTAGTGGGTTATGGTCCTCAACCTAATGAGGTTATTGAATTAATAAGAGATAAAAAAATTCCTACTTGTCAGGGATGTTGGGACGAAGACGTTGTTGATGGATTAGATGCTTGCGATTGTAGTTATCCTTCTCAGCTTGCTGAAAAGAGAGGTCATTTTGCTCACCAATGGACTACGGATAAATTAACTAAAGAAAATAAGGATTATCTAGCTAATCTTCCCTACTCAATACGTAAAGATAAATGTCTTTTTGTTCATGGTAGTCCCAATAGTCAACATGAATATCTTCTACCCGATATGGATGCATTTGCAGCTCTTGAGAGAGTTGAAAATGCCAGAGCAGAGATTCTATTTTGTGGTCACACTCACCAACCTTATATTCGAGAATTAGCAGATGGTTCAATTGCTGTAAAGATCAAAAACGCTGCTCCCAAAGATATTCAAGAAAAAGAAATTCAATTGCCGATGCGAAGAATAGTAAATGCTGGTTCAGTAGGAGAGCCAAGGCATGGAGGAACGAAAGCTACTTATGTTGTTCATAACGAAGTCACCAATGAAGTTAAAATTAGAGAAGTGGAATATGATATTGAACTTACGTGTAAAGCAATAATAGATGCTGGTCTTCCTCCGATTTTTGCATGGCGTTTAAAAAATGGATTCGAATTTGCAGAACAAGCTGAAGATGCATCTCATGTTTGTGAAAGATGA
- a CDS encoding GTP-binding protein, translating into MSQVCLISGSPGCGKTNWILNTFKNYSGDCGYLRLGGYSEINLEQAINSKIDFSFLKDQIPNLLDLSISNSISEKDKENILIIIEFPQFFIPKSQGINGVDLRIINELEKYNLQPNRYLHFGRDPELSIKDTLDFRAIESISLDLKKHIWDPASLNTFWFELVNGAYGDVYRAKALMNLPDGRYILFNWIVSQQGSQYQTLNQVAPLNGRPERCSEIVIQGKSLNFDSIKSTIHNCLLNDAVLDHHQTSLRNSQLQTARR; encoded by the coding sequence ATGAGTCAAGTTTGTTTAATATCAGGTTCTCCTGGATGCGGTAAGACAAATTGGATACTAAATACTTTTAAGAATTATTCTGGTGATTGTGGTTACTTACGTCTTGGAGGATATTCAGAAATTAATTTAGAACAAGCTATAAATTCAAAAATTGATTTTTCTTTTTTGAAAGATCAAATTCCTAACTTATTAGACTTATCTATTTCAAACTCAATATCAGAGAAAGATAAAGAAAACATTTTAATTATTATTGAATTTCCACAATTTTTCATACCTAAATCTCAAGGTATTAATGGAGTTGATCTGAGAATTATTAATGAACTTGAAAAATATAATCTCCAGCCAAATAGATATCTTCATTTTGGTAGAGATCCAGAATTATCAATTAAAGATACTTTAGATTTTAGAGCAATTGAATCAATAAGCCTTGATCTTAAAAAGCATATTTGGGATCCTGCAAGCTTGAATACTTTTTGGTTTGAATTAGTTAATGGTGCTTATGGGGATGTATATAGAGCAAAAGCATTAATGAACTTGCCGGATGGGCGTTACATCTTGTTTAACTGGATAGTCAGTCAGCAAGGATCTCAATATCAAACATTAAACCAAGTTGCCCCTCTTAATGGAAGACCAGAAAGATGTTCTGAAATTGTTATACAAGGGAAAAGTTTAAACTTCGACTCAATAAAATCAACGATTCATAATTGTCTTCTTAATGATGCTGTACTAGATCATCATCAAACTTCACTTAGAAATTCACAACTGCAAACTGCTCGCCGTTAA
- a CDS encoding DUF1330 domain-containing protein, with the protein MSKGFWLVTTTVTNPAFAEYVEAFQPWIDSVGGSVFAKDLDGQTVEGKGGKLSVIIEFPSKQAAIDAYNSSKYQELSKLRWANSIDTNITIMDGSVTH; encoded by the coding sequence ATGTCTAAAGGATTTTGGCTCGTTACTACCACAGTTACGAATCCAGCTTTTGCTGAATATGTTGAAGCATTTCAACCTTGGATCGACTCAGTAGGTGGTTCGGTATTTGCAAAGGATCTAGATGGTCAAACTGTTGAAGGGAAAGGTGGAAAATTATCTGTGATTATTGAGTTCCCATCAAAGCAAGCTGCAATTGATGCTTACAACAGTTCTAAATATCAGGAACTAAGCAAGTTACGCTGGGCTAACTCAATCGATACAAATATCACAATTATGGACGGGAGTGTAACTCATTAA
- a CDS encoding DUF3764 family protein: protein MSCSVTSVFTFKIESTFDEWAAIFDSAEADKRHSEFDIKPLYRGVSKEDPQKIIVIHQAPEGNVQKFVEANGDWMATHRVDLSTMEESSWTASLTKDDCCD from the coding sequence ATGTCTTGTTCAGTCACCTCCGTGTTTACTTTTAAAATTGAAAGTACTTTCGATGAATGGGCTGCAATATTTGATAGTGCGGAAGCAGATAAAAGGCATTCAGAATTTGATATTAAGCCGCTTTATAGAGGAGTAAGCAAGGAAGATCCTCAAAAAATAATTGTTATTCATCAAGCTCCAGAAGGTAATGTTCAAAAGTTTGTGGAAGCGAATGGTGACTGGATGGCAACTCATAGAGTTGACTTATCAACAATGGAGGAATCCTCTTGGACTGCTTCATTAACAAAGGATGATTGCTGTGATTAA